Proteins encoded in a region of the Eschrichtius robustus isolate mEscRob2 chromosome 16, mEscRob2.pri, whole genome shotgun sequence genome:
- the SHLD1 gene encoding shieldin complex subunit 1 isoform X3: protein MSTTACDWVSSNERGLARTMATQEATSGSQSEESNALDLPSACDVRDYVLQRPSQEANSEAFSSEEALSIPCSSDMDPVTSSGKSL from the exons ATGTCCACAACAGCATGTGACTGGGTGTCCTCAAATGAGAGGGGTCTCGCCAG GACTATGGCAACTCAGGAAGCCACTTCAGGAAGCCAATCAGAGGAGAGCAATGCTTTGGACCTGCCATCAGCTTGTGACGTAAGGGATTACGTGTTGCAGAGACCCAGCCAGGAGGCCAACAGTGAGGCTTTTAGTTCTGAGGAAGCCCTTTCTATTCCTTGCTCTTCTGATATGGATCCAG